From a region of the Rathayibacter sp. VKM Ac-2804 genome:
- a CDS encoding hotdog domain-containing protein, producing MDDRITLRFLAAPQDATADGRSAQAGRVLEWIDKAGYACAVGWSGGYCVTAYVGNVHFTRPIAVGNLIEATAQVIHTGRTSMHVLVRVAQADPRTGRYEDATHCLLIFVAVDEQKRPRPVPEWTPRTIEDLALAEGAAARIDGRRALHEVMRAQEYTEAGTGPRIVFRFLAAPGDVNWGGNAHGGIVMRWIDEAANAVAQGWSGRDAVAVYSGGIHFYRPVRIGHLVEVEARLIHTGPRSMHLAIHVRSGDPRTGELELTTQCMSVFVVRGDDGAAEAVPALQPRSDEDRRLDEHARELIRLRAELPALPVGIAATLA from the coding sequence ATGGACGACCGCATCACCCTCCGCTTCCTCGCCGCTCCGCAGGACGCCACCGCCGACGGCCGCAGCGCCCAGGCCGGCCGCGTGCTCGAGTGGATCGACAAGGCCGGCTACGCCTGCGCCGTCGGCTGGAGCGGCGGCTACTGCGTCACGGCCTACGTCGGCAACGTGCACTTCACCCGGCCGATCGCCGTCGGCAACCTGATCGAGGCGACCGCGCAGGTCATCCACACCGGGCGCACGAGCATGCACGTGCTGGTGCGCGTCGCCCAGGCCGACCCGCGCACCGGGCGCTACGAGGACGCGACGCACTGCCTCCTCATCTTCGTCGCGGTCGACGAGCAGAAGCGGCCGCGCCCGGTGCCGGAGTGGACCCCGCGCACGATCGAGGACCTCGCCCTGGCCGAGGGCGCCGCGGCCCGCATCGACGGCCGGCGCGCGCTGCACGAGGTGATGCGCGCGCAGGAGTACACGGAGGCGGGGACCGGCCCGCGGATCGTCTTCCGCTTCCTCGCCGCGCCCGGCGACGTCAACTGGGGCGGCAACGCGCACGGCGGCATCGTGATGCGCTGGATCGACGAGGCCGCGAACGCCGTCGCGCAGGGCTGGAGCGGGCGCGACGCGGTCGCCGTCTACTCCGGCGGCATCCACTTCTACCGGCCGGTGCGGATCGGGCACCTCGTCGAGGTGGAGGCGCGGCTGATCCACACCGGACCGCGCTCGATGCACCTCGCGATCCACGTGCGCTCCGGCGACCCGCGGACCGGCGAGCTCGAGCTGACCACGCAGTGCATGAGCGTCTTCGTCGTGCGCGGCGACGACGGAGCGGCCGAGGCGGTGCCGGCGCTGCAGCCGCGGAGCGACGAGGACCGCCGGCTGGACGAGCACGCGCGCGAGCTGATCCGGCTGCGCGCCGAGCTGCCGGCGCTGCCGGTCGGCATCGCGGCGACGCTCGCCTGA
- a CDS encoding ribonuclease H encodes MSIIAAADGSALGNPGPAGWAWYVDDERWAAGGWSHGTNNIGELTAVLELLRATAQESEPVHILCDSQYAIKACTEWLPGWKRKGWRKADGKPVMNVEIIKALDEELQGRAVTFEWVKGHANHRMNEAADVRARAAATAYQRRTAVDAGPGWPGAAPAVTPAVDTEDAPATLF; translated from the coding sequence GTGAGCATCATCGCCGCCGCAGACGGATCAGCGCTGGGCAACCCCGGCCCCGCAGGCTGGGCCTGGTACGTCGACGACGAGCGCTGGGCGGCCGGCGGCTGGTCGCACGGCACCAACAACATCGGCGAGCTCACCGCGGTGCTCGAGCTGCTCCGCGCCACGGCGCAGGAGAGCGAGCCCGTGCACATCCTCTGCGACAGCCAGTACGCCATCAAGGCCTGCACCGAGTGGCTGCCGGGCTGGAAGCGGAAGGGCTGGCGCAAGGCCGACGGCAAGCCGGTGATGAACGTCGAGATCATCAAGGCGCTCGACGAGGAGCTGCAGGGCCGCGCCGTCACCTTCGAGTGGGTCAAGGGGCACGCCAATCACCGGATGAACGAGGCCGCCGACGTGCGCGCCCGCGCCGCCGCGACGGCCTACCAGCGCCGCACGGCCGTCGACGCCGGTCCGGGCTGGCCGGGAGCCGCCCCCGCCGTGACCCCCGCCGTCGACACCGAGGACGCCCCCGCGACCCTGTTCTGA
- a CDS encoding phosphoenolpyruvate carboxykinase (GTP) has protein sequence MTAPTPVDAPVVPPAPLALRRWVRETAAILQPDAIEWCDGSPAEWYRLTARMVDEGKLIALNPEWRPGSFLARTDPDDVARVEDRTFICTTDEADAGPTNNWREASAMKAELAPHFAGSMRGRTLYVVPFSMGPVGGPLSQLGVQLTDSAYAVLNMRIMARVGAEPLAAFTEETAFVRGVHSVGFPLRDADGATREDVAWPCNPTKYITQFPETREIWSFGSGYGGNALLAKKCFALRIASTMGREEGWLAEHMLLIRIVSPEGRSYHVAAAFPSACGKTNLAMLQPTIPGWRVETLGDDITWMKKGEDGRLWAMNPETGFFGVAPGTGQSSNPNAVHTLWGNTIFTNVALREDGDVWWEGLTDEVPERLTDWRGEPWTPASGTPAAHPNARFTAPAEQCPTLSREWDAFEGVPLDAIVFGGRRASNVPLVTQATSWQHGVFLGATIASEKTAAAEGTVGELRRDPFAMLPFCGYNMADYFAHWLAVGADLGEKAPAIFQVNWFRKGADGSFLWPGFGDNARVLQWLVRRLEGSAQARPSAIGDLPLSIDTHGLNLSAAVKEELFSVPVEAWLDECALTEAFFARFGDRLPPELTAELRALRLRLLAEELPAAHAA, from the coding sequence ATGACCGCCCCGACCCCGGTCGACGCACCGGTCGTCCCGCCCGCTCCCCTCGCGCTGCGCCGCTGGGTGCGCGAGACGGCCGCGATCCTCCAGCCCGACGCGATCGAGTGGTGCGACGGCTCCCCCGCCGAGTGGTACCGCCTCACCGCCCGGATGGTGGACGAGGGGAAGCTGATCGCGCTCAACCCGGAGTGGCGGCCCGGCTCGTTCCTCGCCCGCACCGACCCCGACGACGTCGCCCGCGTCGAGGACCGCACCTTCATCTGCACCACCGACGAGGCCGACGCCGGCCCGACCAACAACTGGCGGGAGGCCTCCGCGATGAAGGCCGAGCTCGCGCCGCACTTCGCCGGCTCGATGCGCGGGCGCACGCTGTACGTCGTCCCGTTCTCGATGGGCCCGGTCGGCGGTCCGCTCTCGCAGCTCGGCGTGCAGCTGACCGACTCCGCCTACGCGGTGCTCAACATGCGGATCATGGCCCGCGTCGGCGCCGAGCCGCTCGCCGCCTTCACCGAGGAGACCGCCTTCGTCCGCGGCGTGCACTCGGTCGGCTTCCCGCTCCGCGACGCCGACGGCGCGACCCGGGAGGACGTCGCCTGGCCGTGCAACCCGACGAAGTACATCACCCAGTTCCCCGAGACGCGCGAGATCTGGTCGTTCGGCTCCGGCTACGGCGGCAACGCCCTGCTGGCGAAGAAGTGCTTCGCCCTGCGGATCGCGTCGACGATGGGGCGGGAGGAGGGCTGGCTCGCCGAGCACATGCTCCTGATCCGGATCGTCTCGCCCGAGGGCCGCAGCTACCACGTGGCCGCCGCCTTCCCGAGCGCCTGCGGCAAGACGAATCTCGCGATGCTGCAGCCGACCATCCCCGGCTGGCGCGTCGAGACGCTCGGCGACGACATCACCTGGATGAAGAAGGGCGAGGACGGCCGCCTCTGGGCGATGAACCCCGAGACCGGCTTCTTCGGCGTCGCCCCCGGCACCGGGCAGAGCAGCAACCCGAACGCCGTGCACACCCTCTGGGGCAACACGATCTTCACCAACGTCGCGCTCCGCGAGGACGGTGACGTCTGGTGGGAGGGACTCACCGACGAGGTGCCCGAGCGGCTGACCGACTGGCGCGGCGAGCCGTGGACGCCCGCCTCCGGGACCCCGGCCGCGCACCCGAACGCGCGCTTCACCGCGCCGGCTGAGCAGTGCCCGACGCTCTCGCGGGAGTGGGACGCCTTCGAGGGCGTGCCGCTGGACGCGATCGTCTTCGGCGGGCGCCGGGCGAGCAACGTGCCGCTGGTCACCCAGGCGACCTCGTGGCAGCACGGCGTCTTCCTCGGCGCGACCATCGCCTCCGAGAAGACGGCCGCGGCGGAGGGGACGGTCGGCGAGCTGCGCCGCGACCCGTTCGCGATGCTGCCCTTCTGCGGCTACAACATGGCCGACTACTTCGCGCACTGGCTCGCGGTCGGCGCGGATCTCGGCGAGAAGGCGCCAGCGATCTTCCAGGTGAACTGGTTCCGCAAGGGCGCCGACGGCTCCTTCCTCTGGCCCGGCTTCGGCGACAACGCCCGGGTGCTGCAGTGGCTGGTCCGGCGGCTGGAGGGGTCGGCGCAGGCGCGGCCCAGCGCGATCGGCGACCTGCCGCTGTCGATCGACACGCACGGGCTGAACCTCTCCGCCGCGGTGAAGGAGGAGCTGTTCTCGGTCCCGGTGGAGGCGTGGCTCGACGAGTGCGCGCTGACGGAGGCGTTCTTCGCCCGCTTCGGCGACCGGCTGCCGCCCGAGCTGACCGCCGAGCTGCGGGCGCTGCGGCTCCGGCTGCTCGCCGAGGAGCTGCCGGCCGCGCACGCGGCCTGA
- the aroQ gene encoding type II 3-dehydroquinate dehydratase, whose translation MKILVVNGPNLNLLGTREPAVYGSDTLADAEALATRAAERLGLDIEFFQSNSEGAIIDRLHEARGTAAGLLLNVGAYTHTSIAIRDAVLATELPLVEVHVSNVHRREEFRRHSYLSDIAVAVIVGAGIAGYGYAVDVLARTLGATAPHA comes from the coding sequence GTGAAGATCCTCGTCGTGAACGGCCCGAACCTGAACCTCCTCGGCACCCGCGAGCCCGCGGTCTACGGCTCCGACACGCTCGCCGACGCGGAGGCGCTCGCCACCCGCGCGGCGGAGCGGCTCGGCCTCGACATCGAGTTCTTCCAGAGCAACTCGGAGGGCGCGATCATCGACCGCCTGCACGAGGCGCGCGGCACGGCCGCCGGTCTGCTGCTCAACGTCGGCGCCTACACCCACACCTCGATCGCGATCCGCGACGCCGTGCTCGCGACCGAGCTGCCGCTGGTGGAGGTGCACGTGAGCAACGTGCACCGGCGCGAGGAGTTCCGCCGGCACTCCTACCTGTCGGACATCGCGGTCGCCGTGATCGTCGGCGCCGGCATCGCGGGCTACGGCTACGCGGTCGACGTCCTCGCGCGGACCCTGGGGGCGACGGCTCCGCACGCGTAG
- a CDS encoding class I SAM-dependent methyltransferase gives MTPSDATPSASPAELGRSFGSAVDAYDRGRPGYPDDAVDWLVGHAPARVAGAFVPERARAAGADASDRVRVADLGAGTGKFTSSLVARGLDVAAVEPDAAMLERLVAQLPTVRALAGTAEEIPLPDASVELVTAAQSWHWVDPERASAEVARVLVPGGLLALVWNIRDESVPWVRRLGEVAGSSAAERFETVQPPLGSALERVAYAEFDWKYELDRPALLDMFASRSYVIAMPEEERAAVLAAVAEVVDALPGDRVAMPYATRVTMARRAS, from the coding sequence ATGACGCCCTCCGACGCGACACCCTCCGCCTCTCCCGCCGAGCTCGGCCGCTCCTTCGGCTCCGCTGTCGACGCCTACGATCGCGGCCGGCCGGGCTACCCGGACGACGCGGTGGACTGGCTCGTCGGGCACGCTCCCGCCCGGGTGGCCGGTGCCTTCGTGCCCGAGCGCGCGCGGGCAGCCGGGGCGGACGCCTCCGATCGGGTGCGAGTCGCGGACCTCGGGGCCGGCACGGGCAAGTTCACCTCATCGCTGGTGGCCCGCGGTCTCGATGTGGCGGCCGTGGAGCCGGACGCGGCGATGCTCGAGCGACTGGTGGCGCAGCTGCCGACCGTGCGGGCACTCGCGGGAACGGCCGAGGAGATCCCGCTGCCCGACGCCTCCGTCGAGCTGGTCACCGCGGCGCAGTCCTGGCACTGGGTCGATCCCGAGCGCGCGAGCGCGGAGGTCGCGCGGGTGCTGGTCCCGGGCGGCTTGCTCGCGCTGGTCTGGAACATCCGCGACGAATCCGTGCCGTGGGTGCGGCGCCTTGGCGAGGTCGCCGGCTCCTCCGCTGCCGAACGCTTCGAGACCGTGCAGCCGCCGCTCGGCTCCGCGCTCGAGCGCGTCGCCTACGCCGAGTTCGACTGGAAGTACGAGCTCGACCGGCCGGCGCTGCTCGACATGTTCGCCTCCCGCAGCTACGTGATCGCGATGCCCGAGGAGGAGCGCGCCGCGGTGCTCGCCGCCGTCGCCGAGGTCGTCGACGCGCTCCCCGGCGACCGCGTCGCGATGCCCTACGCGACCCGCGTGACGATGGCCCGCCGCGCCTCCTAG
- a CDS encoding aldo/keto reductase, with protein sequence MISIPTLTLNDGTSIPQLGFGVFQVDPAETERIVSEALEAGYRHIDTAAIYGNEEGVGRALASSGIARDELYVTTKLWNDDQGRDTAAGALDASLEKLGLDAVDLYLIHWPKPKQDRYVESWEAMQELQAAGRTRSIGVSNFLVPHLERLLGATEVVPAVNQIELHPYHQQPTVTAFGAQHGIATEAWGPLGQNKYPLLELPVITGAAEAHGVTPAQVVLRWHLDRGHIVFPKSSTKARIVENIDVFGFELTSDERDAITALERAGRVGGDPNEV encoded by the coding sequence ATGATCAGCATCCCCACCCTCACCCTCAACGACGGCACGAGCATCCCGCAGCTCGGGTTCGGCGTCTTCCAGGTCGACCCCGCCGAGACGGAGCGCATCGTCTCCGAGGCGCTCGAGGCCGGCTACCGGCACATCGACACCGCCGCGATCTACGGCAACGAGGAGGGCGTCGGGCGGGCACTCGCCTCCTCCGGGATCGCGCGCGACGAGCTGTACGTGACCACGAAGCTGTGGAACGACGACCAGGGCCGCGACACCGCGGCCGGGGCGCTCGACGCCAGCCTCGAGAAGCTCGGTCTCGACGCCGTCGACCTCTACCTCATCCACTGGCCGAAGCCGAAGCAGGACCGCTACGTCGAGAGCTGGGAGGCGATGCAGGAGCTGCAGGCCGCCGGCCGCACCCGCTCGATCGGCGTCTCGAACTTCCTCGTGCCGCACCTGGAGCGCCTGCTCGGCGCCACCGAGGTCGTCCCCGCCGTCAACCAGATCGAGCTGCACCCGTACCACCAGCAGCCGACGGTCACCGCGTTCGGCGCGCAGCACGGCATCGCGACGGAGGCGTGGGGCCCGCTCGGGCAGAACAAGTACCCGCTGCTCGAGCTGCCGGTGATCACCGGCGCGGCGGAGGCGCACGGAGTGACGCCCGCGCAGGTCGTGCTCCGCTGGCACCTCGACCGCGGCCACATCGTCTTCCCGAAGTCGTCGACCAAGGCCCGCATCGTGGAGAACATCGACGTCTTCGGCTTCGAGCTCACCTCCGACGAGCGCGACGCGATCACCGCGCTGGAGCGGGCCGGCCGCGTCGGCGGCGACCCGAACGAGGTCTGA